Sequence from the Prunus persica cultivar Lovell chromosome G5, Prunus_persica_NCBIv2, whole genome shotgun sequence genome:
aaatctaaaaaaatttaggtcgcgcgaaaatttttagagctcgcgcgttttaaaacgtcgaaagaaaaaccaaggcgaaagttctacaattaccgacgtaaatttaatattccacgacggaaacttcatttttcgaattaagaacgtaaggccgttcattttgaagcttcatttttcggattaattttaaatttattttgaattttttatataacgacgactgaaaaaccacgtcggtgttaagaaattaaagacgttgtaaattatataaaacgacttacatattaaaatgacgtcgtctaaagcgtaaaccatgtcgtatgtttttctgtacgacgtaaaatatgtatttcacgacgcaaccaccgtcgttaaaaattaataccctaaacccataaaactaaattatacaatttaaaaaattaagtttataaaaggttttatggttttaaagcctaacatataccctagactacccaaaaattatactttaaaaataaccccaataaataacaaccctaatctctaaaccctaaaccataaaactagaagtgattttatgactcatcaaaacaattttgttttggatggtcattttaaatttttgttattcaaaatgaattttttcaaggtttatgtggaagaaaatatatcaatgacttcataggagatgacttttcaattttctgatttattttaaatttattttgaatattttgatataaaaataataaaatattcttaccacaacaacaaaccacgtcggtgttaataaattgtagacgttgtaaattgtaatagactactaagtcgttaaaatgacgtcgttaaaatgagaaaccatggcggctatttaactatacgacgtaaaatatatattccacgacttaaccgctgtcgttacataaacgtcgtcgatgataccctgaacccttaagaaattgaagatgttgtaaaccataaacgactcaattgttcaaagaacgtcgtctaactatatttttacgtcgtatttgtttaaaacacgaaacaacaaaatacgacggtttttgactttattaggtcgttggaaaagtattacacgtcggttaagcaatttgtatgtttgttttttttttaatttaagaaaacttcaacaaatttttacattacatattatagagaaaatttgtacattatacataaatatcaagtgttcaataattgccctgtttaataatttggaaaacaaactctgcccattcattccggacttcatcaatggcttcttgggggtatgaagcttcctggtttcccttggcatactgcataaacaatgactattagggtttataaataaaaagaaattcaatcacagacgacgatatttttcataaccgacgtagtatatccattcaacgacgttaattttacatgaccgtcgttgataatacaaaaaacgacgtgaaatgtatgaaggtaatttcttcttaccttattctcaaaccccaaggaaggatccatgatgatgtccctcatgaagcgcatcacataatacccgcattcgacattgctgggttgctttggtgtgcctgagagagttttccaaattacatttttacgtcctgctcgggctatgtgggtattatatatttttaaagcactgttcacgatgtttttcgcctcttcgtcgaccacacgatgacctggcagaggatccagaaaatagacggtctccttctttgctcttacaatcagcaagatccaatgacggctgcacaaaattaatataaaaacgacggttatttacaaaaacgacgtattatagtatttcacacgacgaaataaagtagataacgacgacattatatatttatcacgacgataaataaaataccgacgtggttagtagtttcaaacgactaaataaaataaaacaccgacgtggttagtttataagctgtcatttattgaaaatcataaaaacaaaatcctaaggagactaaccctggattgtaaggcatcatgaaaatctgttcaccgtctgtcttctgaagtcgagctgctaccagtcgtgatctttcagttattgtgccagagttggcactaactgtagcagggtcgataaagccaaccatgctgcacatattggcttgtttcagaacatcgtgtaagtacctaaatacataaaataatataaacaagtcagcacaaaaaaacacgacggttatgtataaaaaaacgacgtattataatatttcacacgacgtactgaaatagatgaggacgttataatatatttatcacgacggtagttagttaagacgacgtggttagttagttaagacgacgcaatatataaaccaacgaggtattattttagaagtacaaacctcatatatacagccaatacagtagctccaatttcttccatgcctgcaaattgtgtaatatcttcaggcaggaggaaggtatcgcgctcaccaccaaacacctccttatcaattgtaaattggagtgtcttatcctcaggcaggagtgtcgtttccacaaaacgacaaagggtttttaaagaagatgacgcctccatatttgaataagcaccaacttcaataacctgtttaaagaaataaaaaaaatgacgtggtaattcaataaagacgacggtttaaggaataaaatgtcgtcttaaaaatatttaaacgacggtaaAAAAACTGTCatggtaattaaataaagacgacggttttatgaataaagcgtcgtctgaaaccatttaaaaNNNNNNNNNNNNNNNNNNNNNNNNNNNNNNNNNNNNNNNNNNNNNNNNNNNNNNNNNNNNNNNNNNNNNNNNNNNNNNNNNNNNNNNNNNNNNNNNNNNNaaccgtcgtttaaatattttattacgtcttaaaaaaagtccgccgtctaagttttaaacaaacgacggattaaataaaaatatcgacgtctgaaattttgaaaaacaaataaaaaaggcaaagttatgtgaacataccttgtcgtcatgcttttcttcatcttctttctccttttcttcttccttctcttcatctcttttttcttcttccttctcttcatctggctgatgtttccccattttggcagtatcatcctccaaatgtagggatctcacatcacctccagagcagctagctttgtcagacattggatttttggggctttggctaattcttggtttaagcatgcttggatcaaaattgggaattaattgggaaagctgactcaggaaatgctccctctcagcctctaccaattgttttgtcctagcctccatccttaaggcctcttcccttgccttagcctccatctttttagtctcttcttgaaggagaactcttaaactgtccttcaaacggtcgtcaaagctcaccctctgtggtttgggcaaattgaaatattgccttggggaaacaccagcaccaactcccctcagtctgcctggatgctcggggcccaaagccatggtcagcacatcattgctgccatctactctgactttgccttccgagacttgtttctgcaattcatcctaaaaaaaagataaacaaaaaaacacacgacggttatttatgtacaaacgacgtattatataatttcacacgacgcaataacgtataaaccgacgttattataacttatcacgacggtagttataccgacgtggttatttatttaaaacgacgaaatgaataaacaaccgacgtcttatgctataattaaagataacagagtagtgattcctatttagaccgttaacgacgtttttaaaaaagtttcgacgtggtaatatcattcacacgacgcgaaaatgaaccaccgacgtcttatgctataattacagaaaacatagtagtgattcctatttagacctttaacgacgtttttaaaaacttttcgacgtggtaatatcattcacacgacgaaaaatataacatacgacgtaataagaataattcacagtttaataaaaatttaaaacagagtgatagtaggcttacaattaattttgctttctctgccacctttggatcagggatgttaccatgtttgtcctgtctagctctcttccataaggtagatcgatcaatttctaccccaggcatggtttcctccaattgatcctccaatccagcatatccttttcgagacaatcgatgattgtactcgagtttctccctaatctgtgcatgttgagaatgcacagactcaaaatctttggatagccttgaagctacaaaggcatcccattgtgctttctctatgaatttatatgtttcagggggttggcttaatttctccctgtcattggtgtatggaaggatataatgcctcgttagtgtagacttgaaatccttccatttcttggaagcagaagctaaaacagaggtcttgcccccttggcctacaacaaaagccatgtcaactgcttcccaaatctgctcctttatatccttggggatttgggaccatttcttgtccacaagtgggatcctggagcgtgccaacacaccaatatacgactgcatctcaatatgtgcttgaccaacacctttcccccttttattgtactcaacaattggcctcagtttctgaagctttctcttcacaacacgaggcattgtgctcatacctcgaccagtctttgaatcatcagagattgttgtctggctggtttgttctgtctcagcagatgatgaagcaaacttcatcttcttcgaagacttcatctccttcgaagacttgtcttgaggagctaccattccaagcttcttggagccagaatccttagtttgttgttgagaaaccattttaacagacaaaactgcaagtgaaaatatttcaggaaaacattaagaacacaaacgacggtattaaaaaaatacgacgtatgatatgattttagacgacgcaatgaaataatctcagacgtaataaatgtttaaaaccattatttatataacgtcgtggtatatatgttcacacgacgtcaatagtaatacaccgtcgtggtaaactattatttatataacgtcgtggtatttatgttcatacgacgtcaatagtaatacaccgtcgtggtattaacattcacacgacgtaaaacaataagatattttgtcgtctatattagataccaaccctagtttctttttctttatattttatcaaataagggaaaaataaaaaccattgttcagagaaatcaaacctgcaattaaacaagcatataaaaaacgactgttattttaaaaacaactttgtcaattttcagacgacgctagaacaactgacgaaccgtcgtggtctaccgtcgtcttatttagttgatgtagttgtcttcaaagttggaaactttccctctttgtctgtatattttatcaaacttggaaagaagtaaaatgattttggccagaaaaaaggtaaaaagatttttcaaacaaaaaacgtatgagcatgcaaaacagtaaccaaaatagtgaaaatgaaagcttaccttttgcgtgcaatgaaagcaagaggaagatgatcgatgtttaagttcagagacgacgaagaagacgagaggaagacgatgagaaactctgacatgCTCTGACAggaaaaagacgaaaaggtttctctgggagattgaaatttttaatcgggtttggaaacagNNNNNNNNNNNNNNNNNNNNNNNNNNNNNNNNNNNNNNNNNNNNNNNNNNNNNNNNNNNNNNNNNNNNNNNNNNNNNNNNNNNNNNNNNNNNNNNNNNNNNNNNNNNNNNNNNNNNNNNNNNNNNNNNNNNNNNNNNNNNNNNNNNNNNNNNNNNNNNNNNNNNNNNNNNNNNNNNNNNNNNNNNNNNNNNNNNNNNNNNNNNNNNNNNNNNNNNNNNNNNNNNNNNNNNNNNNNNNNNNNNNNNNNNNNNNNNNNNNNNNNNNNNNNNNAAACGAAcgaattaatattctgcaatatgtaaagtttcttttttggatgacagatttaaataaaataagaatataaaaacaacaaatgtgtaagtcaagtagacgaaaagttgcttacatataaaaccatttcaaaaaaataatacggcggttacatataactacgacgtataaattacaaaatatgacggtacatttaacttcggacgtggtaaataaatacgacaggagtttgtaggtaccgtcgtagtaaactcaaaaattaaagtacataagtaataactcgcgtcatggtagattatttaacacgtcgtttttattaatttaccgacgtggatttctgtaatatacgtcgatcataccgacgttgattttacaatttaaacggcggtttttttgtaaggaccgccgttggttttaaaaatttattctataaatttgtcgctttcattcattttcggtttacatttaaggttccaagttcttcctctctcagtctctcatgtctcaaagacaataatttggatgttttctcaaagagaaattgagcttactcgcatcaaatatatgtccacaagaagaagcttgtcaactagccttctcacttccttgatcaagcctgataggacacttagtgcttctgaatactccttgttttccatcaaaagagatgcaagcctggcctccactcgctgtcgaaggaaagttcgcttctcagggaaatctgaagatcagatgtgcctgatcctctgcttgattttcttgcctaagaagatccgtcggatttgtgatagcctcttcctttatccgtagagcttcagaagaagaagatgggtttcaagaatgcgataaagaatagaaatggcttcagatggcctctaaagcatgagcaattgaatcagtagtttctgggagatatgatgaagacattgtcaatgctttgaactatacaagtcctgcagaaagatatgttaaagaaactgaaacaacggcggttttctgttctaccgtcgtcttttctcgtcgtctatattaagttaagatggcggtagatttataattaccgacgtagattattttgttaaacgtcgttaagtgtactacaaccgacgtggattttaattttaaattataaatagagtttttttttccgtattctttcagttttagttttcaattccaaagcgtgataaatagatttttctttcccgaggaaatttaaaatgagggaaattaatgttctagaatttgtaaactaacacgacgcaatatttgcaaatctgtgtcatctgttaagattatgatgtggaacagagttccatctggtaagatttcataacccttgggatctcagacaaatctgattatgtcggcggtgttctatataaaccgtcgtggttatttcaattcttgtcattaagtagatctaccgacgtaggataagaaaatcaaagaaaaaaattgttaacaaaaattcttattaagacgaccgttaaaattaaaggtacgacgtataaaatgaataaatacgacgataaattttattgtacgatttaaagataacgtcgtagaactatacgagaatgatgtcgatatatttatattttccgtcgttgtaaattaatttaatacgacgatattttgtattttaaagccgtggatttgtttgtaattatacggcgtcttatacgaaaacctcgtcgtgttattttatgagtaaaaacggcagtttttattgaaatcgtcgtctttactttctacgtcggtcgattcataacttctaccgttctttgttggcattgattttacactgcggaaatctgtttcaaatagacgtcggttgtttaattatgtacgtcgttgtttttgaacagccatttgaaactccattttttagttgtctaaggttgtattacacgatggtgtttttagaaccgtcgtctttttataaaccacgacggttttcacttagaccgtcgttgttttctggtcgtctttttcactttttgtagtagtgtaacTCTAACATTCTTGCACCAAAGTGGCACCTGATAATTTGCCTAGCATCTACGTAGATGGTATCCTCAATACTCGGGTGGAAACCTATCACAGTTTTTGACCACTCATCTAGAGGCATCAAAGGATCGTCGGAATTGGGAGAATCCATTCGGAAGAAGGGAACTTTGTCGACCACCAAACGCCATTTCAAATTATCATCGCCTGCATCTAACTCCCAGACACTCAAATGATCACCAACCAGAAAATCGGACACCCGCAAATGCCCTCGACATGCACCAAGAACCCGATACTTCGAAATGGCATATCCCCGCACTTCAGCCAACATATCAAGAGGTGCCAGACTGAACCGACATTTGTCAACAATAATATGATcgccatcaccatcaccattaTTAGTACTGATATTACTGATACCTTGGAAGGGATCCAACTCCAGAATATAGGAGGATGCATGATCGGAACctgaaaaatacaacttcCCATTGCAAGCAACGCCAGCAGTTATgatatcaaaataatttcGTAGGCCGCATACCACATTAGCGGACTCCCTCCATTCACCGGTCTCAGAAAAGAAGATGTCCACATAGAACTCTTGACGTAGTCGCACAACCCTCCACCTATATTCAGCATTAATGGAAACCTCATCATCGAAGGTGGAAGATGAGTTGTAGTTGTAGTAGGGATCACAAATGAACCCTACGCTTACCCAATTATGGATTCGAGGAGGGGGAGGAAGAGCAACCCATTTCTTGGTGTATGGATTACAAATGTAATAATCACGTTGATCAAGTTCGCTTGGGCAGCACAAAACTAAGTCGTTGCACGCCCCTACcacaaataatttttgttctGGTGCGGCTTCTGAAATAACAGGTAGCTGCAAACTCATCAGACCATCCTCGTTTTCCACCGGAAAGAATGTTCCATTGTCTACAACTACTGTACCTAAAATGGGCGTTTTCAAATCACGTTGGCAACGTACATATTGCCCAACAAAATGAGAACTAGAGATGAGTTCACACCAACGCTTGGACACGCACTTGCATTGAAAAACAAACTTACTACAAGAAAGTCGACAAATGATTTCAACCAATAAAACCTCTGGGAGATCATCAACActatcattcatcatcattttatttcttagTCAAACCCAGCACCATTAACAACAAATTCGATGTCAAGATGATTAAATAACTGACTCTGAGCCCCACATATCATCAAACAAACACTAACTAGAAAATAAGGAATGTACCCTACTTTTGTGGTCGAATAgatcccaattttttttttttttcatccattttattgtattttattttcatccattttttttttctctccaagTTCGAATGTAATTCATCCATCCATTTAGAGGTGTGAAATGGTCGGACCGGCCCCGCAAGGCACGAGCTTATCccgtttaaatagaaaattgagTTGTAGCCACTTTTTTCCTAGCCACTGCATCTGAATGGTGGCCATTGCTGATGTAATAGCCACACACTTACTGTTAATCTGTGGCACCAAACACATGGCACGGTAGAAGGTGTTCTAATTGATTACACATAAGGAATCTATTGGAACAAGGATTTCTGTAAATTACAACTTCCcttaaaaccaaaacaacaatTCTAATCAAGTTCTTAATGAATACAAAGACCTAGATCTCCTATGATGATTAGAAGACCACATTAAAATGTTTTAAGACATAAAATATCTAACAATTGATCCATCTACAGAATTCTATTGCTATGCTTCATCGGGACTGAAGAAGATAATTGGATAGAGGAACCTTCAGAGCCTAACCAAATGGATGGAATCGCTTCTGTTTGTACATATGTGAATTGGTGCAGTATAGAAACTGGTTTTCTCTATTCCGTTTGTGGTTTACTTTTGTCTCACTTGACAATGTTTCAGGGCTGTTCAACTGTACACACTCCTATGGCACGCAtggttatatttttttttacacatgTATAGCAAATTTTATCCATGGATGCATCTTGATAAGCACTTACGTCATCAACCACAATCAATCAACCTTCTTTAAAGGGTTTCGAGAGAGAGGAGCTAGCGAATTCAGAACCAGCTAAATGCTATTGAAGCCCGTCTTAATGCGACTGTCTTGAATCCGTTGCAGCCTCTTCTTGCAGCGGCCGGCAGCCATAGATAACATTCAATCTATTGACATATGGCCTTATTCATCAAGGCTTTGAAATAAGCTGCTAGGCCACAAGATCACGTAGCCGCAGCAAATGTCCATAACATTCAATCTATTGACATATGCTTCAGTAATAATTATAGTATTGtgttgtgtatatatataaacattgaTGCGGGCATTGCAAAgggtatatatttttaaattagtaATAATGAAATTAGAATATTACATTGGATATGGTATTATATggtttaataataataatgtggtatttttgtaatgaataatgctactcttgcCACATTTGTATATGACATTTTCATatgagtttttataaaaaatagagaaaatttaCTCCTCATTTTcataaatattagtttttataaaaactttcaaaagTAGTCAAACAGTCACCTAAAAAGATTCAAATGCCCTTAGAACTAAAACCTACTTAAACCTAAAAAGCAAAACTCTGTTTGAGACTTGCGAAGAGAAAACTATGATGGGTTCAGCCGCCCTCAaccatggaaaaaaaaataaaaactaagaTGAACAGAAaaataccaacaaaaaaaatatataaaacctttttaaaaaaactattaCAATAAATCATACGAGCTGCAAAGTCCATCTAATAAGCTTTGCGGCAAAAACTTGTTGAGGGTTGGTTTGTTAAACTCTTTGTGCGAGCTGAGGAAGTCATGTTGCTGTACAAAGCTTGGTGTGGGGGACCATGTGGATGTTATGATTACTATAGCTCATATAGTCATGCCTAACACCATACACGCGTAATGGCAGTACATGTGGGCTTGGTAGGTATTCCATGACTCGAACGAACCACTGCAAAAAAGTGATCACAACTTCTAGTATAAATACTGTGTCTGTGTGTGAGAACTAAGCAGCATATTTAGATATATATAGAAGGCataatatatgagatattagaTCATCAGCATGCCATTAAGATATGAGATATTGGCAATGTTAAAACTACTCCTTCTTGTGCTCTTGTCAGCGGCTTCTCTGCAAGCTATTACCACTCATGGGCAACCGTATGCCTACCTACAATATGTACTACAATGGCAGAAGACGAAATGCTTGAAGGTCGGGAAACGGTGCACTCCAGTGCATCAACCATATGAGAAGTTCACTACTCACGGCCTCTGGCCAACCAACCTCTCCAAGATATTGACATGCAAATCAGCTTCAAAAGCAAGTGGGGTCTAATATACCTCTTTACTTTGAAGTAGGCAAATTGCCTTGTTAGGGAGAGTGTGTATATTTTGCCTACCTATTTGCCTCTTCCATTGGAGCATGAAAATGCTAATGTGGCAAGGCAAATAAAGTTTGCCTAATCTTTTGTCTTTTCCCTTGAAAATGTTCTTAGTTTTGTAGGATGAAGTTCAAAGTAGAGGAAGAATCATGGTCAAGTAGTACTTCTCTAGCTATGTGACAATAGAAGAAGTCtcaaatttataatcatcaacgataaaaaagaacaaatatatCAAATATTTGACCCATTCtcgtaaccaaaaaaaaaaaaagtcgaGATTCTAACTGGGGTTTGTTACTCCAAGTCCAAGTCCAATGTAGGAGAAAATTTTGCGTGGGACAAAATATT
This genomic interval carries:
- the LOC18777541 gene encoding F-box protein At5g49610 — protein: MMMNDSVDDLPEVLLVEIICRLSCSKFVFQCKCVSKRWCELISSSHFVGQYVRCQRDLKTPILGTVVVDNGTFFPVENEDGLMSLQLPVISEAAPEQKLFVVGACNDLVLCCPSELDQRDYYICNPYTKKWVALPPPPRIHNWVSVGFICDPYYNYNSSSTFDDEVSINAEYRWRVVRLRQEFYVDIFFSETGEWRESANVVCGLRNYFDIITAGVACNGKLYFSGSDHASSYILELDPFQGISNISTNNGDGDGDHIIVDKCRFSLAPLDMLAEVRGYAISKYRVLGACRGHLRVSDFLVGDHLSVWELDAGDDNLKWRLVVDKVPFFRMDSPNSDDPLMPLDEWSKTVIGFHPSIEDTIYVDARQIIRCHFGARMLELHYYKK